Proteins encoded within one genomic window of Triticum aestivum cultivar Chinese Spring chromosome 2D, IWGSC CS RefSeq v2.1, whole genome shotgun sequence:
- the LOC123049891 gene encoding uncharacterized protein translates to MASRLGVVLALAAVVLLAAAGAAAGQSTPRPPNAQGPKPKPKPMKVKCTENRKENPYCFNRNMDCPANCPQSCYPDCNTCKPVCVCNTPGACGDPRFIGGDGNAFYFHGRRDADFCVVSDRDLHINAHFIGKSGHSGMSRDFTWIQAIAVLFDGHRLYLGARKTGTWDDAVEHLDITLDGEPVYLPADLIEGAKWTSSRVPELSVTRTKATNGVLVAVAGKFSVRANAVPITEEESRVHRYGVTADDCLAHLELAFKFDALTDDVHGVVGQTYRSDYVNHFDVRASMPTMGGGATFTTSSLFAADCSVARYGVSRGNDGAAVLSELAGVTCASGMDGKGVVCKK, encoded by the exons ATGGCGAGCCGTTTGGGAGTCGTGCTGGCTTTAGCGGCTGTCGTCCTTCTTGCCGCAGCGGGGGCCGCCGCCGGGCAATCCACGCCACGGCCACCCAACGCCCAGGGCCCGAAGCCGAAGCCGAAGCCGATGAAGGTCAAGTGCACTGAGAACCGCAAGGAGAACCCCTACTGTTTCAACCGGAACATGGACTGCCCCGCCAACTGCCCCCAGTCCTGCTACCCCGactgcaacacatgcaaacccgtCTGCG TCTGCAACACCCCGGGGGCGTGCGGCGACCCGCGGTTCATAGGTGGTGACGGCAACGCCTTCTACTTCCACGGACGCAGGGACGCCGACTTCTGCGTCGTCTCCGACCGCGACCTTCACATCAACGCGCACTTCATCGGCAAGAGCGGCCACAGCGGCATGTCCCGGGACTTCACCTGGATCCAGGCCATCGCCGTGCTCTTCGACGGCCACCGCCTCTACCTCGGCGCCAGGAAGACCGGCACCTGGGACGACGCCGTCGAGCACCTGGACATCACCCTGGACGGCGAGCCTGTCTACCTTCCCGCTGACCTCATCGAAGGCGCCAAGTGGACGTCCAGCCGCGTGCCCGAGCTGTCCGTGACCCGCACCAAGGCGACCAACGgcgtcctcgtcgccgtcgccggaaAGTTCAGCGTCAGGGCCAACGCCGTGCCCATCACCGAGGAGGAATCGAGGGTGCACCGCTACGGCGTCACCGCCGATGACTGCCTCGCGCACCTCGAGCTGGCGTTCAAGTTCGACGCGCTCACCGACGACGTCCACGGTGTGGTCGGACAGACGTACCGCTCCGACTACGTCAACCATTTCGACGTGAGGGCCTCCATGCCCACCATGGGAGGAGGTGCCACCTTCACCACCTCCAGCCTGTTCGCCGCCGACTGCAGCGTGGCGCGCTATGGAGTCAGCCGTGGAAACGACGGTGCCGCGGTGCTATCTGAGCTCGCTGGTGTCACCTGCGCCAGCGGCATGGACGGCAAAGGTGTCGTGTGCAAGAAGTAA